Genomic window (Desulforapulum autotrophicum HRM2):
GTATATTTAAATCGTTTCTTCTGCAATATTCCGCCTGGCTTAATCCTGATGGGGACCAGGACGCTATATGGGACTTCCAAAACTGTTTACGTTCATCATCAGAAATCGATTGCTCTATCGTATCCTGCACCTGTAAAGTTCCCGTCATAATTGAATAAGCCTCCTGCTGTAGTGTGAAAGTTGGCTTAATATGCCACGGGTGGGCAGGCTTTAAAAGATGGGGTTTATAGAGCGCTTACTTTGATAAATTTGATCCCCTTCACTGATCTGGTCTCTTCCACAGCTTTGACTGAGGCCGCGGCAGCCTTCAGCAATTAAGTTCACTGCCTATATCCTCAAAAGCATCCAATGGTAATCAACAGGATATCCTGGGGTACGCGGATGAAACGATGCCTTGGGGTGGAGGTCCCAACTGAACAAGGATCTTTGGCAGAAGATTTCAAAGAAATCTGGGAATGGAATGACAAATCTCCTTGCCCAAAATCGATTTAACCCCAAGGGTTTTAATCAATCGGCTGATGTCCGTGACTTCGTTCTGACCGCTTCAATGACCTCCATTCCCTGGAGATGTGAAACCGAATATATGTCGACGTTCAACGGTTTTCTTAAAAGGGTTTTGGTTCCCAGCAACACCCCGAACCGATGGGATTTTATGTGACGATCCAGGTCTTCACGGGTTTCCCATTCCTCAATCAGACAAAAACAGTTTTTGTCATGGAGATCACAAAAAACAGAATAGCTTTTACAGCCGGTTTCACTGCCCACGAATTTGATGAGCGAAAGCAGGGTTTGCTTAAGTTCCAGCTGCTTGTCTTCAAGTGCATTCAGGATAATTCTGACAATGATCATTGGGTCTCTTTTTCTTTACCTTAAGGGTCTTTGAAGTCTTTATTTCTCTTTTAGTCTCGCAATCATTATGCCAGAATTTTGATTCGAAGATTTTTTTTGCTTATCCATTTGATTTTACAGGGATTAACAATATAAAAAGGATGATTTGGTCAGGGATATACAGGATATAAAAAGAGTCTTATTTGGCCAATAGGTCATATATGACGTTTTAAGGAGCCAAGATCATATGACACCTGAAGGGTGCTCCCGGAGGAGTGGTTGTTGGCTGGATATCGGCGGGGGAGTTATGGTCTTTTGATATTAAGCTTTCGCATGCGTGCACGCAGGGTACTGCGGTTGAGACCGAGAATCTCGGCTGCGCTGTTTTTACCGCTGACTTTCCAATGGGTCTGCTCCAGCATACGGACAATATAATCGCGCTCGACTGTTTCCAATGTTTGCTGGCTTTTAGTTAAGTATGCAAAGGGCTTGTTCAGGTCATCGGCAAGGTGTAATTTGGGTCCCGATGAGTTGATCACGGCGCGTTCAAGAACATTCTCCAACTCTCTCACATTCCCGGGCCAATGATAATTCTGTAAGGTGTTCATCATGCTTTTTGGAATAATGCCTGTGACCTTGCCCATTCGTTTGGAGATTTTCTTAACATAAAAATCCACCAGCAGTGTAATATCTTC
Coding sequences:
- a CDS encoding putative quinol monooxygenase → MIIVRIILNALEDKQLELKQTLLSLIKFVGSETGCKSYSVFCDLHDKNCFCLIEEWETREDLDRHIKSHRFGVLLGTKTLLRKPLNVDIYSVSHLQGMEVIEAVRTKSRTSAD